A genomic stretch from Arachis stenosperma cultivar V10309 chromosome 3, arast.V10309.gnm1.PFL2, whole genome shotgun sequence includes:
- the LOC130965384 gene encoding alkane hydroxylase MAH1-like: MDSLDFIVIFVAIVSFFFIRTWLSNRNNPVIDWPFFGMLPALLCHLSNIHDYATTVLNHYGGTFMFKGPWLTNLDFLITVDPMNVHHITSKNFDNYIKGPKFYEIFEIMGDGIFNIDSDKWKRNRDTLHSLFKRNSFESSFVKTIHKKLESCLVPLLNHASELETVVDLQDIFQRFTFDNICSIVLGFDPNSLPNKLIDEFPENAFETAFNKMEDGMFYRHIAPRFLWKLQKWLQIGQEKSYGECGKIIDQFLHQFISSTFQEQNKFNYTKDDDESNFNMLKALVMESGMETIEPKFLRDNALNLLAAGRDAISASLSWFFWLVSTHPLVEAKILEEFRANLITKEENWLITSRLEILNKLVYLHGALCEALRLFPPLPFEHKSAVKSDILPSGDHVNANTRILYSLYSMGRMEQIWGEDCLEFKPERWISDKGSIIQVPSYKFIAFNAGPRSCLGKNITFIQMKIVAIALLLNFQFEVVEGHNVCPCLSVILHMKHGLKVKVTKRGIN; encoded by the coding sequence ATGGACTCCTTAGATTTCATTGTCATTTTTGTAGCCATTGTCTCATTCTTCTTCATCCGCACATGGCTGTCCAATAGAAATAACCCCGTAATTGATTGGCCCTTCTTTGGTATGCTACCAGCACTTTTATGTCATCTATCCAATATCCATGATTATGCAACCACTGTTTTGAACCACTATGGAGGTACTTTCATGTTCAAAGGTCCCTGGCTCACAAACCTTGACTTTCTCATCACCGTTGACCCTATGAATGTGCACCACATTACTAGCAAGAACTTTGACAACTACATTAAAGGGCCTAAGTTCTATGAGATTTTTGAAATCATGGGAGATGGCATCTTTAACATCGATTCCGACAAATGGAAGCGCAACAGGGACACACTACACTCGTTGTTCAAACGAAACTCCTTTGAGAGTTCATTTGTGAAAACGATTCATAAGAAGCTCGAGAGTTGCCTGGTTCCACTTTTGAATCATGCATCGGAACTTGAAACCGTTGTGGACTTGCAAGACATCTTTCAGAGATTCACCTTTGACAACATCTGCTCCATAGTGCTGGGCTTCGATCCTAACTCCCTTCCTAACAAGCTCATCGATGAGTTCCCGGAAAATGCTTTTGAGACAGCTTTCAACAAGATGGAAGATGGAATGTTCTACAGACACATTGCCCCAAGATTCTTGTGGAAGCTTCAAAAGTGGCTCCAAATTGGACAAGAGAAGAGCTACGGTGAATGTGGAAAAATAATTGACCAATTCTTGCATCAATTTATATCATCCACATTCCAAGAGCAAAACAAATTCAACTACACCAAAGATGATGATGAATCGAACTTTAACATGCTTAAAGCTCTTGTAATGGAAAGTGGAATGGAAACAATAGAGCCCAAGTTTCTAAGAGACAATGCACTTAATCTCTTAGCAGCAGGAAGGGATGCCATAAGTGCAAGTCTCAGTTGGTTTTTTTGGCTGGTTTCAACCCACCCTCTTGTTGAAGCCAAGATCCTTGAAGAATTTAGAGCAAACCTGATAACCAAGGAAGAAAATTGGCTCATCACTTCAAGGTTAGAAATTCTTAACAAGCTAGTTTATCTGCATGGAGCTTTATGTGAAGCATTGAGACTTTTCCCTCCACTTCCTTTTGAACACAAATCTGCAGTTAAATCTGATATACTTCCTAGTGGGGATCATGTTAATGCAAATACTAGGATACTTTACTCTTTGTACTCAATGGGAAGAATGGAACAAATATGGGGAGAAGATTGCTTGGAGTTTAAGCCAGAAAGGTGGATTTCTGACAAGGGAAGTATCATACAGGTACCATCTTACAAGTTCATAGCTTTCAATGCAGGCCCAAGAAGTTGTTTGGGTAAAAATATAACCTTTATTCAGATGAAGATCGTCGCCATTGCTTTGCTGTTGAATTTTCAGTTTGAGGTGGTGGAAGGGCATAATGTATGCCCCTGTCTTTCTGTTATTCTTCACATGAAACATGGCTTGAAGGTCAAGGTTACTAAAAGAGGTATTAATTAG
- the LOC130965385 gene encoding alkane hydroxylase MAH1-like has translation MRKTLVEEIGMEQIDHEFLRDNALSLLATGRDAISSANIIEEIRANFIHKEENWFIISRVENLNKLVYLHGALCEALRLFPPIPFEYKSAVKSDILPSGDRVNTNTMVIYCQYAMGRVEQTWGEYCLEFKPQRWISEKERKIHIPSYKFIAFQAGPRSCLGKNISFVQMKIIAIALLWNFQFEVAKGNNVSPCLSVVLDMKHGLKVKVTKRGIIN, from the exons ATGCGTAAAACTCTTGTGGAGGAAATTGGAATGGAACAAATAGATCACGAGTTTTTAAGAGATAATGCTCTTAGTCTCTTAGCAACAGGAAGGGATGCAATTAGTTCAG CCAATATCATTGAAGAAATCAGAGCAAACTTTATACACAAGGAAGAAAATTGGTTCATCATTTCAAGGGTAGAAAATCTTAACAAGCTAGTTTACCTGCATGGAGCTTTGTGTGAAGCATTGAGACTTTTCCCTCCAATTCCTTTTGAGTACAAATCTGCAGTTAAATCTGATATACTCCCCAGTGGGGATCGTGTTAATACAAATACTATGGTAATTTATTGTCAATATGCAATGGGAAGAGTGGAACAAACATGGGGAGAATATTGCTTGGAGTTTAAGCCACAAAGGTGGATTtctgaaaaggaaagaaagataCACATACCATCTTACAAGTTCATAGCTTTTCAAGCAGGCCCAAGAAGTTGTTTGGGTAAAAATATAAGCTTTGTTCAGATGAAGATCATCGCCATTGCTTTGCTATGGAATTTTCAATTTGAGGTGGCGAAAGGGAATAATGTGTCTCCATGTCTTTCTGTTGTTCTTGACATGAAACATGGCTTGAAAGTCAAGGTTACTAAAAGAGGTATTATTAATTAG
- the LOC130970822 gene encoding alkane hydroxylase MAH1-like, whose product MDSLDFILIFVAIASFFFIHTWRSNRNNPIINLPFFGMLPSVLCNLSNIQDYATTVLNHYGGTLMFKGPWLTNVNFLITSDPINVHHITSKNFDNYIKGSEFYEIFEIMGDGIFNTDSHKWKRSRDILHSLFRQNSFESLVVKIIHKKLESCLVPLLHNASELGTIVDLQDIFQRFTFDNICSIVLGFDPNSLPNKLIQFPEIAFEKAFNKMEDSMFYRHIVPRFLWKLQKWLQIGQEKTYSECEKIIDQFLHQCISSTFQEQSKFNCTKHENEPKFNMLKAIVEESGTEQIDRKFLRDNAISLLAAGRDTISSGLSWFFWLVSTHPLVEAKILEEIRANFIHREENWLITSRLENLNKLVYLHGALCEALRLFPPLPIEHKSAVKSDILPSGDRVNANTRILYSLYSMGRMEQIWGEDCLEFKPERWISDKGSIIHVPSYKFIAFQAGPRSCLGKNISFIQMKIIAIALLLNFQFEVVKGHNVCPCLSVILHMKHGLKVKVTKRGIIN is encoded by the coding sequence ATGGACTCCTTagattttattcttatttttgtaGCCATTGCCTCATTCTTCTTCATCCACACTTGGAGATCTAATAGAAATAACCCCATAATTAATTTGCCCTTCTTTGGTATGCTACCATCAGTTTTATGTAATCTTTCCAATATCCAGGATTATGCAACCACTGTTTTGAACCACTATGGAGGTACTTTGATGTTCAAAGGTCCCTGGCTCACAAATGTCAACTTTCTCATCACCAGTGATCCTATCAACGTGCACCACATTACGAGCAAGAACTTTGACAACTACATTAAAGGGTCTGAGTTCTATGAGATTTTTGAAATCATGGGAGATGGCATCTTTAACACTGATTCCCACAAGTGGAAGCGCAGCAGGGACATACTACATTCATTGTTCAGACAAAACTCGTTTGAGAGTTTAGTTGTAAAAATAATTCATAAGAAGCTCGAGAGTTGCCTAGTTCCACTTCTCCATAATGCATCGGAATTAGGAACTATTGTGGACTTGCAAGACATCTTTCAGAGATTCACTTTTGACAACATCTGTTCCATAGTGTTGGGCTTTGATCCTAACTCTCTTCCTAACAAGCTCATCCAGTTCCCAGAGATCGCTTTCGAGAAAGCTTTCAACAAAATGGAGGATTCAATGTTCTACAGACACATTGTCCCAAGATTTTTATGGAAGCTTCAGAAATGGCTCCAAATTGGACAAGAGAAGACCTATAGTGAATGTGAGAAAATAATTGACCAATTCTTGCATCAGTGTATATCATCCACTTTCCAAGAGCAAAGCAAATTCAACTGCACTAAACATgaaaatgaaccaaaatttaACATGCTTAAAGCTATTGTGGAGGAAAGTGGAACGGAACAAATAGATCGCAAGTTTTTAAGAGACAATGCTATTAGTCTCTTAGCAGCAGGAAGGGATACAATTAGTTCGGGTCTCAGTTGGTTTTTCTGGCTGGTTTCAACCCATCCTCTTGTTGAAGCCAAGATCCTTGAAGAAATTAGAGCAAACTTTATACACAGGGAAGAAAATTGGCTCATCACTTCAAGGTTAGAAAATCTTAACAAGCTAGTTTACTTGCATGGAGCTTTGTGTGAAGCACTGAGACTATTCCCTCCACTTCCTATTGAGCACAAATCTGCAGTTAAATCTGATATACTTCCTAGTGGGGATCGTGTTAATGCAAATACTAGGATACTTTACTCTTTGTACTCAATGGGAAGAATGGAACAAATATGGGGAGAAGATTGCTTGGAGTTTAAGCCAGAAAGGTGGATTTCTGACAAGGGAAGCATCATACACGTACCATCTTACAAGTTCATAGCTTTCCAAGCAGGCCCAAGAAGTTGTTTGGGTAAAAATATAAGCTTTATTCAGATGAAGATCATCGCCATTGCTTTGCTGTTGAATTTTCAGTTTGAGGTGGTGAAAGGGCATAATGTGTGCCCATGTCTTTCTGTTATTCTTCACATGAAACACGGTTTGAAGGTCAAGGTTACTAAAAGAGGTATTATTAATTAG